From the genome of Metarhizium brunneum chromosome 4, complete sequence, one region includes:
- the ucp3 gene encoding UBA domain-containing protein 3 gives MASALSKRQQARNEKALQDLVHHVPGNNLCADCHARNPAWASWSLGVFLCMRCAAIHRKLGTHISKVKSLSMDSWSNEQVDNMRKVGNVTSNQIYNPEGRKAPVPIDADEADSAMERFIRQKYIHNVAVKSGTPRSRGSDEGTPPPLPPKNSTKFGFRSASSIFPLTSRAKKEQRVLGGSNGSAVPSPTLPNKPSRLFGATVDYAAPDETDKKLTRLYEMGFQDPQRNAIVLKGVNGNLDQAVEALVRLGEGRNPSPALMPASREPTLRATKSMTPLNSNSGSAGVGLSLSVPQKPMLDRPTSSSTTSTNPFDMMPPAQPQTAQSTGTLHNKNPYNGTNNPFGAPSQQVDLSQALQGLHVSTSASHPTFFPQSNGVHQLQMSQQQQLYQQYMSPSAPASPQSYQPMTFQSSMTYPQPISSLQQPMQTGYNPFFSQPSSPAPPPQNLTVKTAQGGFANNPFLRSPSRIASPPLIQIPEQAQSNFAESPFLSTSPQPLPTPSNPFFTNMHQPQPQVQQFVQQSYAVQQPQQPYYQKPRHDKASIMALFNQPGQYTPKPAATEPIYPATAHGKPATTQYVTANNWEYESIYEPNYDPIGSFRIK, from the exons atggccagtgCTTTAAGTAAGCGCCAGCAAGCGCGCAATGAGAAGGCTCTCCAAGACCTTGTCCACCATGTCCCGGGCAACAATTTATGCGCAGACTGTCACGCGAGGAACCCAG CTTGGGCATCATGGAGT TTGGGCGTTTTCCTATGTATGCGCTGTGCTGCGATACACCGAAAGCTAGGGACTCATATCTCCAAAGTCAAGTCGCTGAGTATGGACAGCTGGTCCAACGAGCAGGTTGAT AACATGCGCAAAGTTGGCAACGTTACTTCGAACCAGATTTACAACCCCGAGGGTCGAAAAGCACCGGTACCGATTGACGCGGACGAGGCGGACTCGGCCATGGAGCGTTTTATTCGCCAGAAGTACATTCATAATGTCGCCGTCAAGTCCGGCACGCCGCGAAGCCGAGGATCCGACGAAGGTACACccccgccgctgccgcccaagAACTCGACAAAATTCGGATTCAGATCAGCTTCGTCTATTTTCCCCCTAACGTCTCGCGCAAAGAAGGAGCAGCGAGTGCTAGGCGGTTCGAATGGCAGCGCAGTGCCGTCCCCGACATTGCCGAATAAACCTTCTAGGCTTTTCGGGGCCACCGTCGATTATGCTGCACCGGATGAAACCGACAAGAAACTGACAAGACTTTATGAAATGGGGTTTCAGGATCCTCAGCGTAATGCCATCGTTCTTAAAGGTGTCAACGGCAATCTGGACCAGGCGGTTGAGGCTTTGGTCCGACTAGGAGAAGGCAGAAATCCATCCCCAGCACTTATGCCAGCGTCTCGAGAACCTACATTGCGTGCCACAAAGTCCATGACTCCATTGAATTCGAACTCAGGCTCAGCTGGGGTCGGGCTGAGCTTAAGCGTTCCGCAGAAACCGATGCTCGATAGACCAACGTCGTCATCCACCACGTCTACGAATCCCTTTGATATGATGCCGCCTGCACAACCTCAAACCGCCCAGTCTACAGGCACGCTGCATAATAAGAACCCATATAATGGCACGAACAATCCTTTCGGAGCTCCTTCGCAGCAAGTCGATCTCAGCCAGGCGCTCCAGGGTCTGCATGTGTCAACGTCCGCATCTCATCCGACATTCTTTCCTCAGTCTAATGGGGTACATCAATTACAAATgtcacagcagcagcaactgtATCAGCAGTACATGTCGCCGTCTGCTCCCGCTAGCCCTCAAAGTTATCAACCCATGACCTTCCAGAGCAGCATGACATATCCGCAGCCGATTTCTTCACTCCAGCAACCCATGCAGACGGGCTACAACCCGTTCTTCTCCCAACCGTCGAGTCCAGCTCCACCGCCGCAAAATTTGACCGTGAAAACGGCACAAGGAGGGTTTGCCAATAATCCGTTCTTACGATCCCCTTCGAGAATAGCATCACCGCCTCTTATACAGATACCGGAACAGGCCCAATCCAACTTTGCCGAGTCGCCGTTCCTGAGTACATCACCCCAACCGCTTCCGACACCATCGAATCCTTTCTTTACCAACATGCatcagccgcagccgcaagTACAGCAATTTGTGCAACAATCATATGCTGTTCAGCAACCCCAACAGCCGTACTACCAGAAACCCCGACATGACAAGGCTTCGATAATGGCGCTATTTAATCAACCTGGACAATACACCCCCAAGCCTGCAGCCACAGAGCCAA TCTACCCAGCCACTGCCCACGGCAAACCAGCAACCACACAGTACGTCACAGCCAATAACTGGGAATACGAATCCATATATGAACCAAACTACGACCCAATCGGATCCTTTCGCATCAAATAA
- the hisHF gene encoding Imidazole glycerol phosphate synthase hisHF: protein MPKVHLLDYVAGNIRSLVNAVEKLGYEVDWIRSPEDVSRAEKLILPGVGHFGHCLSQLSQAGYLPAIQKHIDEGKPFMGVCVGLQALFEGSVEDPDVPGLGVVKGSLGRFDDSIKSVPHIGWNSASTAGQSMYDLRRDSKYYYVHTYRFPYVKGQLEGQGWTVATGTYGTETFVGAVAKGNIYATQFHPEKSGVAGLRTLRAFLNGQGAETLGSPSLPVDPVSSEAKDGLTRRVIACLDVRTNDQGDLVVTKGDQYDVREKNDARDVRNLGKPVEMAKKYYHDGADEVTFLNITSFRDCPIADLPMLEVLRQTSQTVFVPLTIGGGIRDTVDTDGTKVSALEIATMYFKSGADKVSIGSDAVIAAEEYYSLGRKLFGNTAIEQISRAYGNQAVVVSVDPKRVYVPKLDATRHNIIETKFPGPRGEPYCWYACTIKGGRETRDMDVVELAQAVEAMGAGELLLNCIDKDGSNTGFDLELITQVKNAVKIPVIASSGAGNPGHFEEVFSKTTTDAALGAGMFHRAEYTVKQVKDYLKDKGLVVRQFEQDLS, encoded by the exons ATGCCCAAGGTTCACTTGTTGGACTATGTCGCCGGCAACATTCGCAGTCTGGTCAACGCCGTAGAGAAGCTGGGTTATGAGGTCGATTGGATCCGGTCGCCAGAAGATGTGTCCCGAGCAGAG AAACTCATTCTTCCTGGAGTAGGCCACTTTGGCCACTGTCTCTCCCAACTCTCCCAGGCAGGCTACCTGCCCGCCATCCAGAAACATATTGACGAGGGCAAACCCTTCATGGGCGTGTGTGTCGGCCTGCAAGCCCTATTCGAAGGGTCCGTCGAGGACCCCGACGTACCCGGGCTCGGTGTGGTGAAGGGATCCCTGGGCCGCTTCGACGACTCGATCAAGTCAGTTCCGCACATTGGCTGGAAcagcgccagcaccgccgGCCAGTCCATGTACGACTTGCGCCGAGACTCGAAATACTACTACGTCCACACATACCGCTTCCCCTACGTCAAGGGCCAGCtggaaggccaaggatgGACCGTCGCGACAGGCACCTACGGCACGGAAACCTttgtcggcgccgtggccaagggcAACATCTACGCAACACAGTTCCACCCGGAAAAGTCGGGCGTCGCAGGCCTGCGAACCCTCCGCGCATTCCTCAACGGCCAGGGCGCCGAAACCCTGGGTTCGCCATCCTTGCCGGTCGATCCAGTCTCTTctgaggccaaggacggccTCACCCGCCGCGTCATAGCCTGCCTCGACGTCCGCACCAACGACCAGggcgacctcgtcgtcacAAAGGGCGACCAGTACGACGTCCGCGAAAAGAACGACGCCCGCGACGTCCGCAACCTCGGCAAGCCCGTcgaaatggccaagaagtactaccacgacggcgccgacgaagTCACCTTCCTCAACATCACGTCCTTCCGCGACTGCCCCATCGCCGACCTCCCCATGCTGGAGGTCCTGCGCCAGACATCGCAGACCGTCTTCGTGCCGCTCaccattggcggcggcatccgCGATACCGTCGACACGGACGGCACAAAGGTCTCCGCGCTCGAAATCGCAACAATGTACTTCAAGTCGGGCGCGGACAAGGTCTCCATCGGGAGcgacgccgtcatcgccgccgaggagTACTACTCCCTCGGCCGCAAGCTCTTCGGCAACACGGCCATTGAGCAGATTTCCCGCGCGTACGGCAaccaggccgtcgtcgtgaGCGTGGACCCCAAGCGCGTCTACGTGCCCAAGCTCGACGCCACCCGCCACAACATCATCGAGACCAAGTTCCCCGGCCCCAGGGGCGAGCCGTACTGCTGGTACGCCTGCACCATCAAGGGCGGCAGGGAAACGCGGGACATGGACGTCGTCGAGCTGGCGCAGGCGGTCGAGGCCATGGGCGCTGGAGAATTGCTGCTGAACTGcatcgacaaggacggcTCAAATACCGGCTTTGATCTCGAGCTCATCACCCAGGTCAAGAATGCCGTCAAGATTCCCGTCATTGCCTCCAGCGGTGCTGGCAACCCGGGCCACTTTGAAGAGGTCTTTAGCAAGACTACGACGGAtgccgccctcggcgccggcatgTTCCACCGCGCCGAGTATACAGTCAAGCAGGTGAAGGATTACTTAAAGGACAAGGGCCTCGTAGTGAGGCAATTTGAACAAGACCTGTCATGA